The Flavobacterium sp. 140616W15 sequence CAAACTTTCATTAATGAAAATGGTAAAAAAGAAACAAAATCATATGTTGTAAACAAAGACGAAGGGCCACGTGCTGGAACTTCTAAAGAAGCTTTGGCTGGTTTAAGACCTGTTTTTGCTGCTGACGGAAGTGTAACTGCTGGTAACTCTTCTCAAATGAGTGATGGTGCAGCTTTTGTTTTAATCATGAGCGAGGATATGGTAAAAGAATTAAACCTTGAGCCTATCGCTAGATTAGTAAACTTTGCTTCATCAGGTGTTGAACCAAGAATCATGGGAATCGGACCAGTAAAAGCTATCCCGAAAGCCTTAAAACAAGCAGGATTACAATTAAAAGATATTGATTTAGTGGAGTTAAACGAGGCTTTTGCTTCTCAATCATTAGCTGTTGTTCGTGAGTTAGGATTAAACCCTGATATCGTAAACGTAAATGGTGGAGCAATCGCATTAGGTCACCCTCTAGGTTGTACTGGTGCTAAACTTTCTGTTCAATTATTCGACGAAATGAAACGCAGAGGCAGCAAATACGGAATCGTTTCTATGTGCGTAGGAACAGGACAAGGTTCTGCTGGGATTTACGAGGTTCTTTAATAAAGAGAATAGAATAAAGAGAACAGAATAAAGAAGATAGATGTTTTTTGAGAATAAAGAAATCTCTTTTTGGAATGACAAAATGTTTTAAATCAAATAAAATAGTACTAATCTTACTTTTTTATTTTAATTTCTTAACTTGACTCAAAAAACATGAGACATAATTATAAGAACTTAAAGATTTGGAAGATTGGAATTGCAATTGCTAATGAAATTTCAGATGTATTAATAGAATTTCCAAAACACGAACGATATGACTTGAGTTCTCAAATAAGCAGATGTTCTGTTTCGATGCCTAGTAATATTGCCGAAGGATCTTCAAGAACAGATAAGTCTTTCAGTCATTTTTTAAACATTTCTCTTGGTTCTTCATTTGAACTAATCACACAATTATTGATTGCGAAACATAGAAAATATATAAACGAGATACAATTTAACCAATTAGAAATTAAAATAGAAGAATTCCAAAGGATGACAATGGGTTTTCAAAACGGACTAAAGTAAAAGTCTATTTTCTATACTCTTTATTCTATTTTCTTTCATAAAAAACAAAAACAAAATGGCAGATACAATCGAAAAAAACGTAACCCGTGGAGGTCAATTCCTAGTAAAAGAAACAAAGTGCGAAGACATCTTTACACCAGAAGATTTTTCGGAAGAGCAATTAATGATGCGTGACTCTGTAAAAGAGTTTGTAGACAAAGAAATTTGGCCTAACAAAAATCGCTTCGAGAAAAAAGATTACGCTTTTACAGAAGAAAGCATGCGTAAAGCAGGTGAACTAGGACTTCTTGGAGTTGCAGTTCCAGAAGAGTATGGCGGATTAGGAATGGGATTCGTATCAACAATGTTGGTATGTGATTATATCTCAGGTGCTACAGGTTCGTTCTCTACTGCTTTTGGTGCTCATACAGGTATCGGAACTATGCCAATTACTTTATATGGTACAGAAGAGCAAAAGAAAAAATACGTTCCTAAATTAGCATCGGGTGAATGGTTTGGAGCTTATTGCTTAACAGAACCAGGAGCTGGATCTGATGCAAACTCAGGAAAAACTAAAGCAGTTTTATCTGAAGATGGAAAATACTACTCTATTACAGGACAAAAAATGTGGATTTCGAATGCAGGATTCTGTAGCGTATTTATCGTTTTTGCTCGTATTGGTGATGATAAAAATATTACAGGTTTTATCGTAGAAAATGATCCATCTAATGGAATTTCTATGAATGAAGAAGAACATAAATTAGGAATCCGTGCTTCATCTACTCGTCAGGTTTTCTTTAATGATACCAAAGTTCCTGTAGAAAATATGCTTTCTGAAAGAGGAAACGGTTTCAAGATTGCAATGAATGCATTAAATGTTGGACGTATTAAACTAGCAGCTGCTTGTCTTGATGCACAAAGAAGAGTTACTTCTGGAGCTGTAAAATATGCTAACGAAAGAATCCAATTTAATACTGCAATTTCTCAATTTGGAGCAATTCGTTCTAAATTAGCAGAAATGGCAACAAATTGCTACGCAGGAGAAAGTGCTTCTTACCGTGCAGCAAAAGATATTGAAGACAGAATTATCGCTCGTGAAGCTGAAGGTTCTTCTCATCAAGAAGCAGAATTAAAAGGTGTTGAAGAGTACGCAATTGAGTGTTCTATCCTTAAAGTTGCTGTTTCTGAAGATGTTCAGAATTGTGCTGACGAAGGAATTCAAATTTTTGGTGGAATGGGATTCTCTGAAGATACTCCAATGGAAAGTGCTTGGAGAGATGCTAGAATTGCTCGTATTTACGAAGGTACAAACGAAATTAACAGAATGCTTTCTGTAGGTATGTTAATCAAGAAAGCCATGAAAGGCCATGTTGATTTATTAGGTCCTGCTATGAAAGTATCTGAAGAATTAATGGGTATTCCTTCTTTTGACACTCCTGATTTCTCTGAATTATTTGCTGAAGAAAAAGGAATCGTTGCAAACCTTAAAAAAGTTTTCTTAATGGTTGCTGGAAGTGCTGTACAAAAATATGGTCCAGACTTAGATGCTCACCAACAATTATTAATGGCTGCATCTGATATTTTAATCGAAATCTATATGGCAGAAAGTACTATTCTTAGAACTGAAAAATTAGCCAAAAAAGAAGGAGAAGCAAAAGTACAAGAGCAAATTGCAATGGCAAAATTATACTTGTATAAAGCTGTTGATATCGTAAACCTAAGAGGTAAAGAAGGTATTGCTTCTTTTGCTGAAGGTGACGAACAACGTATGATGTTAATGGGATTACGCCGTTTTACAAAATACACTAATATGCCAAATGTAGTAGCGCTTAGAGAAACGATTACTTCAAAATTAGTTGCAGAAAACGAATACTGCTTCTAAAATAAAAATAGTTTTTAGTCAATTTAATTTGTTCAAAACCGCAGCTGTCCCGAAAACACTGCGGTTTTTTTTATAATGCTATTACAGATTTAAAAAAGTAAAGCCACGGATTAAAAACTAATTTAAAAATAATCAAAGATAAAATCCGTTTCATCAGTGTTTTCACTTTAGCGAATCCGTTTCATCTGCGTTCCTTTCACAAAGAGTTAGATAGAATTTAATCTTGAGTTATTAATTAACTATTTGGCTTCATAATCAAATCATGATCTCCTTCTGAACTTAGATTTAAAAAGCGTTCATATTCTCTCAAAACATCTGAGATGATTCCATCTTTAGTCAAATATTGGATATCGTATCCTTTACGATGATCTCCGAAATAAGTAATTGGTTGAAAAATGATTTCCAAATCCATATCTGGAGTATTTTTTTCCTTTAGCAATGTTTCTGAAACTGCTTGCCCCTGAGCCATTACGCCATATTTAAAGTTTCGCAACTCATCATATTCTATTTCTAACTCGATAGCCTGTTGGGGTGAAGAAAAAGAATTTATACGCGCCTCAATATTATTATTAGCCAATTCAACTACTAGTTCTTCAAAAGCTTTTTTCACTGTTTTATTCAAAAATTCATGAATATCTTTCTTTTTAGAGACTGTCACAATCTTTTCTAAATGTTCCTTCCAGTTGGTATTATTCCAGTTTAAACTTCCATGCGAATATTTTTTAGCACCGTATTCACTATCCACAACCAATGCTTTCCATAAATTATAACATAACAGTAACATAATTATTCCGAAGGGTAAAGCGGTAATTAATGTCATTGTCTGTAGAGAAGCTAAACCACCAGAATGTAATAAACTCAAGGACAAAAGCGATAATAAAACTCCCCAAAAAATACTTTGCCATTTTGGTGAGCTTGTAGCTCCTTTTGATGCTATACCATTCATTATAAAAATTCCTGAATCTGCCGACGTGATAAAAAATACGCAAATAATTAGAATCGATAAAATATTCAAAAAGGTAGTAAATGGAAAATAGGTAAAGAAATCAAATAAAAGTGTATCTGGATTTTTAGCAAATTCACTTAAAGCGCCATGTGCTATGTGTTCATCAATCCATACAGCACTGCTTCCAAAAACAGTCATCCATAAAAAATTAAAAAAGGCAGGAATAAATAATACAGCTAAAATAAATTCTCGTATAGTTCTTCCTTTAGAGATTTTAGCAATAAATAACCCTACATAAGGTGCCCAGGAAATCCACCATGCCCAATACAAAATAGTCCACTTTGAAAACCATTCCTGGCTTCCTTTTTCGTAAGCATACGTATTAAATGTCAACGAAATAAAATGACTTATATAGTGGCCTAAGCCTTCAGTAAATGTGCTTAGAATATAAATAGTTGGCCCGAAAACAAGTATAAACAACATTAATAAAACGGCCATAATAATATTTAGCTCGCTTAGTTTTTTAACCCCTTTTCCTAAACCTGAAATAGCCGAAGAAACAGCAATTATCATTACTACCAAAACAATAATAATTTGATAATTAAAACTAGATTCTGGAATTACATTAAGACTTACTAATCCGGCACTTAACTGCACAACACCGAAACCAAGAGTTGTTGCAATTCCAAAAAAAGTACTGCACAAACCAAAAACATCTACAATATTTCCAAACTTTCCGTGAATTCTATTTTTTAAAATCGGATAAAACCCACTTCGGATTGCAAGAGGCAAATTATGCCTGTAAGTAAAATACGCTAATGAAAGTCCAACAACACCGTATATAGACCAGGCATGAAAGCCCCAATGGAAAAAAGTATATAATTGTGCTTCTTTTGCTCGTAAATTATCCGCCAAATTAGCATTAGCTGGCGTTGCATAATGCGCCATAGTTTCTCCTACCCCAAAATACATCAACCCTATTCCCATTCCTGCGGCAAAAAGCATTGCTATCCATGAAAAAATGAATATTCTGGTTCAGAGTCATCCGCTCCTAATTTGATTTTACCAAATTTGCTAATTGCTAATGTGACTAAAAACAAAACAAAGACAGTTACCAATAATACATAAAGCCAACTTAAGTTTTTAAATATTATGTCTTTTACAAAATTAAGTGCCTGCTCTGCATCCTTTGAAAAAAATACACAAAACAATGAGATTGCAATAATTATAGTTAAACTGGGTAATGCAACTGATTTTGTAAAATTGGTTTTAAAGACACTTGAGCTTTTAGATTTATTCATGATAAAATGGTTTTTCACTGTTATTATCTAAAGTAAATCCAAATTTTAAATTCAGATTGAGGAAGTTTTTATAAATATAACTTTGATAATTTCATACAGAAGAATTGTAAATCTAATGAAAAAGAAATAATTCCCCCCCTAAAACACCGTAAAAATTGTTTCTCAAAACAAAAACTATAACAAATAAGCTCAATACTGTGTATCTATTTAATTACTATTTCGATTGAAATGTTTTATATTTAGCATTCAAAAAAACCTATTAAAAACTAAAAAATGTTAAACATGAAAAGATTAAAACCCATTATTTTCTTTCTCCTATGCTGCTTTACCACAAACACATTTGCACAATCAGCAAAAAAAATTGACGTTATTGCTTACTATACTGGTGATGATAAACTTATTAACGAGTATGATGTAAGCAAACTTACGCACATTATTTTTAGCTTCTGTCATTTAAAAGATGGTAAATTAAGTGTAGATACTCCTAAAGATTCTATCGCAATCAAACATTTGGTTGGATTAAAAAAAACATATCCAAAGCTTAAAATTATGCTTTCTCTTGGCGGATGGGGCGGATGTGAACCATGTTCTGAAGTTTTCTCTACTGCACAAGGAAGAAATGTTTTTGCAAAATCAGTTAAAGAAATTAATGATTATTTTAAAACAGACGGTTTAGACTTAGATTGGGAATACCCAGCTATCGAAGGTCTTCCGGGGCATTTATATCAAGCTGCAGATAAACCAAACTTTACTGAACTTGTAAAAGCACTACGTACAGCTTTAGGAAAAAAACATGAACTTAGTTTTGCTGCTGGAGGTTTCCAAAAATTTCTAGATGAATCTATAGAATGGAAAATTGTAATGCCATTAGTAGACCGTGTAAATATAATGAGCTATGATTTAGTAAATGGATACTCTACTGTAACAGGTCATCATGCTCCTTTATATGGTGGAACGCCAGATGCTCAATCTACTGACAGAGCAGTAGAATATTTATTAAAAATAGGAATACCAGCTAGTAAATTAGTAATTGGTGGAGCATTTTACACTCGTATATGGAAAGATGTTGCAAATGTAAA is a genomic window containing:
- a CDS encoding acyl-CoA dehydrogenase family protein, coding for MADTIEKNVTRGGQFLVKETKCEDIFTPEDFSEEQLMMRDSVKEFVDKEIWPNKNRFEKKDYAFTEESMRKAGELGLLGVAVPEEYGGLGMGFVSTMLVCDYISGATGSFSTAFGAHTGIGTMPITLYGTEEQKKKYVPKLASGEWFGAYCLTEPGAGSDANSGKTKAVLSEDGKYYSITGQKMWISNAGFCSVFIVFARIGDDKNITGFIVENDPSNGISMNEEEHKLGIRASSTRQVFFNDTKVPVENMLSERGNGFKIAMNALNVGRIKLAAACLDAQRRVTSGAVKYANERIQFNTAISQFGAIRSKLAEMATNCYAGESASYRAAKDIEDRIIAREAEGSSHQEAELKGVEEYAIECSILKVAVSEDVQNCADEGIQIFGGMGFSEDTPMESAWRDARIARIYEGTNEINRMLSVGMLIKKAMKGHVDLLGPAMKVSEELMGIPSFDTPDFSELFAEEKGIVANLKKVFLMVAGSAVQKYGPDLDAHQQLLMAASDILIEIYMAESTILRTEKLAKKEGEAKVQEQIAMAKLYLYKAVDIVNLRGKEGIASFAEGDEQRMMLMGLRRFTKYTNMPNVVALRETITSKLVAENEYCF
- a CDS encoding four helix bundle protein, with protein sequence MRHNYKNLKIWKIGIAIANEISDVLIEFPKHERYDLSSQISRCSVSMPSNIAEGSSRTDKSFSHFLNISLGSSFELITQLLIAKHRKYINEIQFNQLEIKIEEFQRMTMGFQNGLK
- a CDS encoding glycoside hydrolase family 18 protein, producing MKRLKPIIFFLLCCFTTNTFAQSAKKIDVIAYYTGDDKLINEYDVSKLTHIIFSFCHLKDGKLSVDTPKDSIAIKHLVGLKKTYPKLKIMLSLGGWGGCEPCSEVFSTAQGRNVFAKSVKEINDYFKTDGLDLDWEYPAIEGLPGHLYQAADKPNFTELVKALRTALGKKHELSFAAGGFQKFLDESIEWKIVMPLVDRVNIMSYDLVNGYSTVTGHHAPLYGGTPDAQSTDRAVEYLLKIGIPASKLVIGGAFYTRIWKDVANVNNGLYQPGVHIEGVAFKNYATTFTEANGWKYFWDNTAKAGYWYNEKEQKFATGDDLPSIKEKTKYAIAKKLGGIMFWELPLDTFKNGMVDAIYEVKTKK
- a CDS encoding acetyl-CoA C-acyltransferase gives rise to the protein MKTAYIVKAYRTAVGKAPKGVFRFKRPDELAAETIQYMMAELPDFDKKRIDDVMVGNAMPEAEQGLNVGRLISLMGLKVEDVPGVTVNRYCASGLETIGMATAKIQSGMADCIIAGGAESMSFIPMGGYKPTPDYKLAAEGHEDYYWGMGLTAEAVANQYKISREDQDEFAYNSHIKALKAQAEGKFDKQIVPITVEQTFINENGKKETKSYVVNKDEGPRAGTSKEALAGLRPVFAADGSVTAGNSSQMSDGAAFVLIMSEDMVKELNLEPIARLVNFASSGVEPRIMGIGPVKAIPKALKQAGLQLKDIDLVELNEAFASQSLAVVRELGLNPDIVNVNGGAIALGHPLGCTGAKLSVQLFDEMKRRGSKYGIVSMCVGTGQGSAGIYEVL